Genomic DNA from Candidatus Methylomirabilota bacterium:
CACCTACGTCGACAGGATTCTCAAGGGCGCGAAACCGGCCGATCTTCCGGTTGAACAACCTACCAAGTTCGAGCTGGTCATCAACCTCAAGACGGCTAAGGCGCTTGACCTGACGATCCCGCAGTCGCTGATGCTGCGGGCGGATCAGATAATCCAGTAGCGATGTGCTACAGTACGCTTCGTTGCGCCAGGCGTGAGTGCTCCGAACCCATCGACAGGAGGCGGTTCCCATGACTGACCCAGCCCTCGACATCCCGTCGCTGCGGGACAAGGTCTCGCCCGAAGAGTGGGCGGTGCGGGTGGACCTCGCCGCCTGCTACCGGCTCGTGGCGCGCTACGGCTGGGAGGACCTGGTGTTCACGCACATCACGGCCCGGGTGCCGGGCACGCAGGACCAGTTCCTGATCAACCCGTACGGCGTCTTCTTCGACGAGATGACGGCCTCGAGCCTGGTCAAGATCGATCAGCAGGGGCAGAAGCTCCAGGACTCGCCGTTCTCCGTCAACCCCGCGGGCTTCGTGATTCACAGCGCCATCCACGCAGCTAGACACGACGCCAAGTTTGTCCTGCACACGCATACGCTCAACGGCGTGGCCATCTCGACGCAGCGGGCGGGGCTGCTCCCCATCTCGCAGCATTCGATCTCGGTGCTGGCGAGCCTGGGCTACCACGACTTCGAGGGCCCGGCGCTGCGTGACGACGAGAAGCCGCGTCTCGTGGCGGACCTCGGCGACAAGACCTCGCTCATCCTGAGAAACCACGGGCTCTTGACCGTGGGCGAGACGGCTGCCGAGGCGTTCGTCTCCATGTACTACCTCGAGACCTCCTGCGCCATCCAGGTGCGCGCGCAATCGGGCGGCGGCGAGCTGATCCCGGTCCCCAAGGAGGTCCTCGACGACTCCTATTCACGGATGATGAAGACCGAGAGGCCGGGCG
This window encodes:
- a CDS encoding ABC transporter substrate binding protein; protein product: RLVDLAAKNRLPAVYFSRDFVDAGGLMSYGANGPDLYRRAATYVDRILKGAKPADLPVEQPTKFELVINLKTAKALDLTIPQSLMLRADQIIQ
- a CDS encoding class II aldolase/adducin family protein, yielding MTDPALDIPSLRDKVSPEEWAVRVDLAACYRLVARYGWEDLVFTHITARVPGTQDQFLINPYGVFFDEMTASSLVKIDQQGQKLQDSPFSVNPAGFVIHSAIHAARHDAKFVLHTHTLNGVAISTQRAGLLPISQHSISVLASLGYHDFEGPALRDDEKPRLVADLGDKTSLILRNHGLLTVGETAAEAFVSMYYLETSCAIQVRAQSGGGELIPVPKEVLDDSYSRMMKTERPGGGRGALVWPGLLRRLDRLDPSYRT